A genome region from Cognatishimia activa includes the following:
- a CDS encoding DUF2061 domain-containing protein: METRARSIVKAIIWNMIGLLMMCFVGYVATGSLTVGGAMAVVNAVIGLTCYVIYERVWAQVSWGRHA, from the coding sequence ATGGAAACCCGAGCAAGATCAATCGTTAAGGCGATCATCTGGAATATGATTGGCCTCTTGATGATGTGTTTTGTGGGCTATGTTGCGACGGGTTCCTTGACAGTCGGTGGCGCCATGGCGGTGGTGAATGCAGTGATCGGTCTGACCTGCTATGTCATCTACGAGCGGGTCTGGGCGCAGGTCAGCTGGGGCCGCCATGCGTAA
- a CDS encoding 3-keto-5-aminohexanoate cleavage protein — MPLSMNREVFITAAVTGSGGTQDRSPHVPRSPKQIAESAIAAAKAGAAVVHCHVRDPETGAPSRDLALYRELTDRVRDSDTDVVLNLTAGMGGDIVFGDTENPFPVNAAATDMIGATERVAHVAECLPEICTLDCGTMNFAEADYVMTNTPGMLRAMGQMMTDLGVKAEIEAFDTGHLWFAKQLVAEGILEPNALVQLCMGVPWGAPNDLNTFMAMVNAVPDEWTFSAFSLGRDQMAYAAAAVLAGGNVRVGLEDNLWLDKGVLAENWQLVERANTIVSNMGARVIGPEEVREKLGLTKRAPVAK; from the coding sequence ATGCCTTTGTCCATGAACCGCGAGGTCTTTATCACAGCCGCTGTCACCGGCTCTGGTGGCACTCAGGATCGCAGCCCGCATGTTCCACGTTCGCCCAAGCAGATCGCCGAAAGCGCGATTGCTGCGGCCAAAGCAGGTGCGGCGGTGGTGCATTGCCACGTGCGTGACCCAGAGACGGGCGCGCCAAGCCGCGATCTGGCTCTCTATCGCGAGCTGACCGACCGCGTGCGCGACAGCGACACCGATGTGGTTCTGAACCTGACCGCAGGCATGGGCGGTGACATCGTTTTTGGCGACACGGAAAACCCTTTCCCGGTGAATGCCGCCGCGACCGACATGATCGGCGCAACCGAGCGCGTGGCGCATGTTGCGGAATGTCTGCCAGAGATCTGCACGCTGGATTGCGGCACCATGAACTTTGCCGAAGCCGATTACGTGATGACCAACACGCCCGGCATGCTGCGTGCGATGGGTCAGATGATGACCGATCTGGGTGTGAAGGCGGAAATCGAAGCATTTGACACAGGCCATCTGTGGTTCGCCAAGCAGCTGGTGGCCGAAGGTATCCTTGAGCCGAATGCTCTGGTGCAGCTTTGCATGGGCGTGCCTTGGGGTGCGCCAAACGATCTGAACACCTTCATGGCGATGGTGAATGCGGTTCCTGATGAGTGGACCTTCTCGGCTTTCTCGCTGGGTCGTGATCAGATGGCTTATGCGGCGGCGGCTGTTCTGGCGGGCGGCAACGTGCGGGTTGGTCTTGAGGACAACCTCTGGCTCGACAAAGGTGTTCTGGCCGAGAACTGGCAGCTGGTTGAGCGCGCGAATACCATCGTGTCCAACATGGGTGCGCGGGTGATTGGCCCTGAAGAAGTGCGCGAGAAGCTGGGTCTGACCAAACGCGCGCCGGTCGCGAAGTAA
- a CDS encoding helix-turn-helix domain-containing protein, whose product MSDKIDKRARSERFRQRLDQAMGTSGINQSALARMTGVDRSTISQLLKDKGARLPNAQVVGECASALGVSADWLLSLTDNPERAEDIVANALTLTEAPRALVDEQIFAWHQEAAGYKIRHVPAGLPDMLKTRELLSWEYSPHLGRTTEQAIGASEDRLNWMRDSSSDYEIALPMHEMASFARGEGYYSGLPDDTRLAQIAHMRQLSEQLYPRLRLYLFDARQLYSAPVTVFGPLLAVLYLGRNYLAFRDTTRVQGFTEHFDALVREATVTARSLPDYLDSLT is encoded by the coding sequence ATGAGTGATAAAATCGACAAACGCGCCCGATCTGAACGATTCCGTCAACGTCTGGACCAGGCGATGGGCACCAGCGGGATTAACCAAAGCGCCCTTGCGCGGATGACGGGCGTAGACCGCTCGACCATCTCGCAACTGTTGAAAGACAAAGGCGCGCGGCTGCCCAACGCGCAGGTGGTCGGGGAATGCGCCTCAGCCCTCGGGGTCTCTGCGGATTGGCTTTTGTCCCTGACAGACAACCCTGAGCGCGCCGAAGATATCGTCGCAAATGCGCTTACTCTGACTGAGGCCCCACGTGCCTTGGTCGATGAACAGATCTTTGCTTGGCACCAAGAGGCCGCGGGCTACAAAATCCGCCATGTGCCTGCTGGCCTGCCCGACATGCTCAAGACGCGCGAGCTGCTCAGCTGGGAATACTCCCCCCATTTGGGCCGTACGACTGAACAGGCCATCGGCGCCAGCGAAGACCGCCTGAATTGGATGCGCGACAGTTCTTCCGATTATGAAATCGCGTTGCCCATGCATGAAATGGCCAGCTTCGCGCGCGGCGAAGGCTATTACTCGGGCCTCCCGGACGACACGCGCCTCGCCCAGATCGCCCATATGCGTCAGCTAAGCGAACAGCTTTATCCGCGCCTCAGGCTCTATCTCTTTGATGCGCGACAGCTTTACTCGGCACCCGTCACAGTTTTTGGCCCCTTACTCGCGGTGCTCTATCTTGGACGCAATTACCTTGCCTTCCGCGACACAACGCGGGTGCAAGGGTTTACCGAACATTTCGATGCCTTGGTGCGTGAGGCGACTGTCACGGCGCGCAGCTTGCCTGATTACTTGGACAGCCTGACCTAA
- a CDS encoding carnitine 3-dehydrogenase encodes MTQIATIVGGGVIGGGWAARFLLNGWDVRVFDPDPEAERKIGEVLDNARRSLPGLSDTALPPEGKLSFHETMSEAVQGATWIQESVPERIELKQKVYQTLQEHAPKDAILGSSTSGFKPSELQNCASRPEQIVVTHPFNPVYLMPLVELVATEKNAPETVERAAEILSSVGMFPLKVRKEIDAHIADRFLEAVWREALWLVKDGIATTEEIDESIRMAFGIRWAQMGLFETYRIAGGEAGMKHFMAQFGPALKWPWTKLMDVPEFTDELVDLIADQSDEQSGHLSIRELERIRDDNCVGMMRALKANNWGAGEVLNKHDERLIANSDLPRKMSDIASLDELVVTGRRAVPADWLDYNGHMNEACYGTAFSEATDRLMEIIGCTKEYIATGGSYFTGETHIRYLDEAHLGQVVEIRTRVLKGEGKKMQLWHEMYEGDRLLATGEHFLLHVSLETRRPSEPSQEIMDNLAALQDAHAKLPASEGVGRYVGQPR; translated from the coding sequence GTGACGCAGATTGCAACGATTGTTGGCGGTGGTGTGATTGGCGGCGGCTGGGCCGCACGGTTTTTGCTGAATGGCTGGGATGTGCGGGTGTTTGACCCGGATCCTGAGGCAGAGCGCAAGATTGGGGAAGTTCTGGACAATGCGCGGCGCTCGTTGCCGGGCCTGTCGGATACGGCTTTGCCCCCAGAGGGCAAGCTGAGCTTTCATGAAACCATGTCAGAGGCCGTTCAGGGCGCGACCTGGATTCAAGAGTCGGTGCCAGAGCGGATTGAGCTGAAGCAGAAGGTCTATCAGACGCTGCAGGAGCATGCGCCGAAGGATGCGATCCTGGGGTCTTCGACCTCTGGGTTCAAGCCGTCAGAGTTGCAGAACTGCGCGAGCCGTCCTGAGCAGATCGTGGTGACGCATCCGTTTAACCCGGTCTATCTGATGCCGCTGGTGGAACTGGTTGCGACCGAGAAAAACGCGCCGGAAACCGTGGAGCGCGCTGCAGAAATCCTGAGCTCTGTCGGGATGTTCCCGCTGAAAGTGCGCAAAGAGATTGATGCGCATATTGCGGACCGTTTCCTTGAAGCGGTGTGGCGCGAGGCGCTGTGGCTGGTGAAAGACGGTATCGCGACCACTGAAGAGATCGACGAGTCGATCCGCATGGCCTTTGGCATTCGCTGGGCGCAGATGGGTCTTTTTGAGACCTATCGGATTGCAGGCGGCGAAGCAGGTATGAAGCACTTCATGGCGCAGTTTGGCCCGGCTCTGAAGTGGCCATGGACCAAGCTGATGGATGTGCCTGAGTTTACCGACGAGCTGGTCGATCTGATTGCGGATCAGTCGGACGAACAATCCGGTCACCTCTCGATCCGCGAGCTGGAACGTATTCGCGACGACAACTGTGTCGGTATGATGCGCGCGTTGAAAGCCAATAATTGGGGTGCGGGTGAGGTGCTGAACAAGCACGACGAGCGTCTGATTGCGAATAGCGATCTGCCGCGCAAAATGTCTGATATCGCGTCTTTAGATGAGTTGGTTGTGACTGGGCGTCGTGCGGTGCCAGCGGATTGGCTGGACTACAATGGCCACATGAATGAGGCCTGCTATGGCACGGCGTTTTCCGAGGCGACCGATCGTTTGATGGAGATCATTGGTTGCACCAAAGAGTACATCGCCACCGGTGGTAGCTATTTCACCGGAGAGACTCATATCCGCTACTTGGACGAGGCGCATCTGGGCCAAGTCGTTGAGATCCGCACGCGGGTTCTGAAGGGCGAAGGCAAGAAGATGCAACTGTGGCATGAGATGTATGAAGGCGACCGCCTCTTGGCGACCGGCGAGCATTTCTTGTTGCATGTGTCCTTGGAAACCCGTCGCCCAAGCGAGCCGAGCCAAGAGATCATGGACAACCTCGCAGCGTTGCAAGATGCCCATGCGAAACTGCCAGCCTCTGAGGGCGTTGGCCGTTATGTGGGGCAACCGCGCTGA
- a CDS encoding DMT family transporter, which yields MELWIFLSIAAAFFQTLRFMLQKQLSQTKLTATGATLARFLYSAPLVVALAAIYLQVNDRSFVMPSATFWLYGALGGAAQVLATICTVKTFAYRNFAVGVTFKKTEVLQTALIGLILFGEAVTGMGVIAMVIGFAGVIVLSGAIGKDTNWRASLTSPATLLGLSAGALFGISATTYRAASLMIEAPDPFERAFITLAAVTSMQLIGMLIYLLWRDRAEIGRVMSVWKTAGLVGLTSIAGSYCWFTAFTLQNAAYVKAVGQIELIFSIIATTLVFREKITLREFVGIGFISLSVLGLVLWV from the coding sequence ATGGAGCTTTGGATCTTTCTCTCTATCGCCGCTGCGTTTTTCCAGACGCTGCGCTTTATGCTGCAAAAACAGCTAAGCCAGACTAAGCTGACGGCGACAGGGGCGACGTTGGCGCGGTTTCTCTATTCCGCGCCGTTGGTGGTGGCGCTGGCCGCGATTTATTTGCAGGTGAATGACCGCAGCTTCGTGATGCCATCGGCGACGTTCTGGCTCTACGGAGCTTTGGGTGGTGCAGCGCAGGTTTTGGCGACGATCTGCACAGTTAAAACCTTTGCCTACCGCAATTTCGCGGTCGGGGTGACGTTCAAGAAGACCGAAGTCCTGCAGACGGCATTAATCGGCCTTATCCTCTTTGGAGAAGCGGTGACAGGCATGGGCGTCATCGCGATGGTGATCGGTTTTGCGGGCGTCATTGTGCTGTCTGGCGCGATCGGCAAAGACACGAATTGGCGCGCGAGCCTCACGAGCCCGGCGACGTTGCTGGGTCTGTCGGCGGGGGCTCTGTTCGGGATTTCTGCAACGACCTATCGCGCGGCGAGCCTGATGATCGAAGCCCCTGATCCCTTTGAACGTGCCTTCATTACTTTGGCGGCTGTAACCTCGATGCAGCTTATTGGCATGCTGATCTATCTGCTCTGGCGAGATCGCGCCGAAATCGGCCGAGTTATGAGCGTCTGGAAAACCGCAGGCTTGGTGGGCCTGACCAGCATTGCCGGATCCTATTGCTGGTTCACGGCTTTTACCTTGCAGAACGCAGCCTACGTGAAGGCCGTTGGGCAGATCGAACTGATCTTTTCGATCATCGCGACCACACTGGTGTTCCGAGAAAAGATCACGCTGCGCGAGTTTGTCGGGATCGGATTTATCAGCCTAAGCGTTCTGGGTTTGGTGCTCTGGGTCTAG
- a CDS encoding RNA polymerase sigma factor, translating to MEMPRDTFQDVSDDALLVLYANGDASAARALTLRLTPKVYGHAFRVLGDRAEAEDVAQEALIRLWKQATDWRQGEAKVTTWLYRVVANLCTDRLRKGRGVALDAIPEPEDDAESPAEAMQQKSRQAALQEALMELPDRQRQAVVLRHIEGMSNPEIAQIMDIGVEAVESLTARGKRALAKILAGRKDELGYSDD from the coding sequence ATGGAGATGCCGCGAGACACATTTCAGGACGTGAGCGATGACGCTTTGTTGGTGCTTTATGCCAACGGAGATGCATCCGCGGCCCGTGCCTTGACCCTGCGGCTGACGCCTAAGGTCTATGGGCACGCCTTTCGTGTTCTGGGGGATCGTGCCGAGGCAGAAGATGTCGCGCAAGAGGCTTTGATCCGTCTTTGGAAGCAAGCAACCGATTGGCGGCAAGGCGAGGCCAAGGTCACAACCTGGCTTTATCGGGTGGTGGCAAACCTCTGCACGGATCGTCTGCGCAAGGGTCGCGGGGTAGCGTTGGATGCGATCCCGGAACCTGAGGATGACGCAGAAAGCCCGGCTGAGGCGATGCAGCAAAAGTCGCGGCAAGCGGCGCTGCAAGAGGCGCTGATGGAGCTGCCTGATCGGCAAAGACAGGCGGTGGTGCTGCGGCACATCGAAGGCATGAGCAACCCCGAGATCGCTCAGATTATGGACATCGGGGTCGAAGCGGTCGAAAGTTTGACCGCGCGAGGAAAACGCGCCTTGGCCAAAATCTTGGCAGGACGCAAAGATGAACTAGGGTATTCGGATGACTGA
- a CDS encoding periplasmic heavy metal sensor yields MPDTQDKKPSGMRPGLRYLLIGSLAVNFIIAGLMVGATVGNKRSGDRPPREGDILGAYTQALSSQERREIGKNIRDHHRALGEKPMRPREVLQQMLEALQAEPFDPEAVKALIDQQSETAFERRKIAQGLWLEYVSDMTAEERAAYAARIQEVLSKRKGPPKRP; encoded by the coding sequence ATGCCTGACACCCAAGACAAGAAACCAAGCGGCATGCGGCCGGGGTTGCGCTATCTGCTGATCGGCTCGCTGGCGGTGAATTTCATCATTGCGGGGCTGATGGTGGGGGCCACTGTCGGCAATAAACGTTCTGGCGACCGGCCTCCGCGTGAAGGGGATATTCTTGGTGCCTACACGCAGGCGCTTAGTTCGCAGGAACGCCGCGAGATCGGCAAAAATATTCGCGACCACCATCGCGCTCTGGGTGAAAAACCAATGCGTCCGCGTGAGGTTCTACAACAGATGTTGGAAGCGCTTCAGGCCGAGCCTTTTGATCCTGAGGCGGTAAAGGCGTTGATTGACCAGCAAAGTGAGACGGCTTTTGAACGTCGCAAAATCGCTCAGGGGCTTTGGCTTGAGTATGTCAGTGACATGACCGCCGAAGAACGCGCGGCCTATGCGGCGCGGATCCAAGAGGTTTTGTCTAAACGCAAAGGCCCGCCAAAACGTCCTTGA
- a CDS encoding SDR family oxidoreductase, whose translation MAEGFAAAGYDVWITDVVGASLADCPDTWRKTRADVSDEATMAALFAEIEAEWGGLDVLCANAGIAGPTNAIGDIDLAEWQRCVSVNLEDAFLATKYASPMMRASGRGSIVYTSSTAGIYGYPNRAPYAAAKWGIIGLMKTVAMELGPEGIRANAICPGAVEGPRMEGVLEREAAIKGMTRDEVYAGYAAGTSMRSFVTAEDIANMAVFLGSDAARLVSGQVIAVDGHTENPDPKV comes from the coding sequence ATGGCCGAGGGCTTTGCCGCGGCCGGGTATGACGTGTGGATCACGGATGTTGTCGGCGCGTCATTGGCGGACTGTCCTGACACGTGGCGCAAGACCCGTGCGGATGTGTCTGATGAGGCCACGATGGCCGCTTTGTTTGCCGAAATTGAAGCCGAGTGGGGTGGGCTGGACGTGCTCTGTGCCAACGCTGGCATCGCGGGGCCGACCAATGCCATTGGTGATATCGACCTTGCGGAGTGGCAGCGTTGTGTGTCCGTAAACCTTGAAGACGCGTTTTTGGCGACGAAATACGCGAGCCCCATGATGCGCGCGTCGGGGCGGGGATCTATCGTTTATACGTCGTCAACGGCTGGCATCTATGGCTACCCCAATCGCGCGCCTTATGCTGCGGCGAAGTGGGGCATCATTGGCCTCATGAAAACCGTCGCGATGGAACTGGGCCCCGAGGGCATCCGCGCCAATGCGATCTGCCCGGGGGCCGTGGAGGGACCGCGGATGGAAGGCGTGTTAGAGCGCGAAGCCGCGATCAAAGGCATGACACGGGATGAGGTTTATGCGGGCTATGCGGCGGGCACATCGATGCGGTCCTTTGTGACGGCTGAGGATATTGCCAATATGGCCGTGTTCTTAGGCTCTGATGCGGCGCGGCTGGTGTCGGGGCAGGTGATTGCCGTGGATGGGCACACTGAAAACCCGGACCCTAAGGTTTAG
- a CDS encoding GlxA family transcriptional regulator: protein MKPARDLFLPDPKPLDTVVLVLDQSNTLSFAAATDPMRAANRKSGAPLFRWRFATAEGTAARLTTGLTVEGPPIASIETCDLLIVVAGFNLLNHATPRLSSSLRRLKNQDTGIIAIDGGPWLLASAGLLNGHPATTHWEDLDEFASRFPEVETRRDRYCLSPPFATSGGASPAIDLMLHLIANRWGGDLARRTAGAFLYDPVPEGRWQTPSSLPRDPRRPPVVTQALDLMAQTLADPLPIQEVAEQTNQSPRRLEQLFAEHVGQPPQSYYLHLRLTEAHRLATDTPMPVRDIGFATGFASLSSFSRAFKAQFGLSVSRLRRGSHNEDERP, encoded by the coding sequence ATGAAACCCGCGAGAGATCTCTTTCTTCCTGACCCAAAGCCGCTAGATACGGTGGTTCTGGTTCTGGACCAAAGCAACACGCTGTCCTTTGCGGCCGCGACCGACCCCATGCGCGCCGCCAACCGTAAATCCGGCGCGCCTTTGTTTCGTTGGCGCTTTGCAACAGCCGAGGGTACGGCAGCGCGACTGACAACGGGTCTCACTGTCGAAGGGCCTCCGATTGCCAGCATCGAGACCTGTGATCTGCTGATCGTCGTTGCGGGGTTTAACTTGCTAAACCACGCAACCCCGCGCCTATCCTCAAGCCTCAGGCGGCTGAAAAACCAAGACACCGGCATCATTGCGATTGACGGCGGCCCCTGGCTTTTGGCCAGCGCGGGCCTGCTGAACGGCCACCCGGCCACCACCCATTGGGAAGATCTCGACGAATTCGCGAGCCGCTTTCCCGAGGTCGAAACCCGCCGCGACCGCTATTGCCTCTCGCCGCCTTTTGCCACCTCGGGTGGCGCGTCGCCAGCGATCGACCTCATGCTACATCTGATTGCCAACCGCTGGGGCGGAGACCTCGCCCGCCGCACCGCTGGCGCCTTTCTCTATGATCCGGTTCCAGAAGGGCGCTGGCAAACCCCCAGCTCCCTGCCCCGCGATCCGCGCAGGCCACCCGTGGTGACTCAAGCGCTCGATCTGATGGCACAGACCTTGGCCGATCCGCTGCCGATTCAAGAGGTCGCCGAACAGACAAACCAATCCCCCCGCCGTCTGGAACAGCTCTTTGCCGAGCACGTCGGCCAGCCCCCGCAAAGCTATTACCTGCACCTGCGCCTCACCGAGGCCCACAGGCTTGCAACAGACACACCGATGCCCGTCAGGGACATCGGCTTTGCGACAGGCTTTGCTAGCCTGTCGAGCTTTTCACGTGCGTTTAAGGCGCAGTTTGGCCTATCCGTCAGTCGCCTCAGGCGAGGAAGCCATAATGAGGACGAGCGCCCCTAG
- a CDS encoding EF-hand domain-containing protein: MKRAVLISGVTAIALALTAASVTAKPGGGHRGERVSFEQLDANGDGFVTIEELQAQGQARFAETDTNGDGLLSAEEIAAKADRDISDRVAKMIEKRDTNGDGLLSQEEMQPNGDRAARMFDRLDDNGDGQISEEEFASMKKGKRKGGRDGDAETENN, from the coding sequence ATGAAACGTGCAGTACTTATCTCTGGTGTCACCGCAATCGCGCTGGCTCTGACCGCAGCTTCCGTAACCGCCAAGCCAGGTGGTGGCCACCGTGGCGAACGGGTGAGCTTTGAGCAACTTGACGCCAATGGCGATGGTTTTGTGACCATCGAGGAATTGCAAGCGCAGGGCCAGGCCCGCTTTGCAGAAACCGATACCAACGGTGACGGACTTCTGAGCGCCGAAGAAATTGCCGCGAAAGCAGATCGCGACATTTCTGATCGTGTCGCAAAGATGATTGAAAAGCGTGACACCAATGGCGACGGCCTGCTGAGCCAGGAAGAAATGCAGCCAAACGGCGACCGTGCCGCGCGTATGTTTGACCGTCTGGACGACAACGGCGACGGCCAGATCTCTGAAGAAGAGTTTGCCTCTATGAAAAAAGGCAAGCGCAAGGGCGGTCGTGACGGCGACGCCGAGACTGAAAACAACTGA
- a CDS encoding NUDIX hydrolase — protein MTVDKTAIRDAATVIVVRDPETNPRILMGQRGSKAAFMPNKFVFPGGAVDAEDYDVPLATPLSDQCCDRLLDDMRPETPDSAVHALAVAAIRELWEETGLILGGKGNWDIPPAADWTDYAATGHVPSAQSMQFVFRAITPPGRPRRFDARFFLINADILSGDLDDFSRASEELSHLQWVGLKDARSFDLPFITEVVLAEIEGQLPDLSAPASVPFFKNDDEAGWFKRLHGRAPSEADLGG, from the coding sequence ATGACCGTAGACAAAACAGCAATCCGCGATGCGGCGACGGTCATTGTGGTGCGCGATCCCGAGACAAACCCGCGAATTTTGATGGGACAGCGGGGATCCAAAGCCGCCTTCATGCCCAATAAGTTCGTCTTTCCCGGAGGCGCTGTGGATGCTGAGGACTATGATGTGCCCCTTGCAACGCCGCTTTCAGATCAGTGCTGCGACCGCCTGCTGGATGACATGCGGCCTGAAACGCCAGACTCTGCGGTTCATGCGCTCGCGGTGGCCGCGATCCGCGAGCTTTGGGAAGAAACCGGCCTTATTTTGGGCGGCAAGGGGAATTGGGACATACCCCCAGCCGCGGATTGGACGGATTACGCCGCGACGGGCCATGTGCCTTCCGCGCAGTCTATGCAATTCGTGTTCCGCGCCATCACCCCTCCTGGCCGTCCGCGCCGTTTTGATGCACGGTTCTTCCTGATCAATGCCGATATTTTGTCAGGCGATCTCGACGATTTCTCTCGGGCGAGCGAAGAGCTGTCGCACCTTCAATGGGTCGGACTGAAAGATGCACGCAGCTTTGATCTGCCTTTCATCACCGAGGTCGTTCTGGCCGAGATCGAAGGGCAACTGCCTGACTTGTCCGCCCCTGCGTCTGTGCCATTCTTCAAAAACGACGACGAAGCCGGCTGGTTCAAACGCCTACATGGCCGCGCGCCAAGTGAAGCGGACTTGGGCGGCTAG
- a CDS encoding fatty acid desaturase — MRKCRPLIEWPTFLLLVLCYAGFALGTIWASSVWLPLGMAVTTIAIVLHSSLTHEVVHGHPFRSQLLSEATVFPVLGVFIPYLRFKDTHLDHHQDSKLTDPYDDPESNYMDPEAWSQLSFICKALLTVNNTLFGRIVLGPAIGQIVFMKCDATQILKGNRRVLAGWLLHIPGLALVFWFVASVSAMPVWAYLICAYIAYGVLKIRTFLEHQAHEKYRGRTVIIEDHGPLAWLFLYNSLHVVHHMHPKLPWYRLPVAFKDNRDRYLGRNDGYYYSSYWTILKRYFFTPKDPVPHPLWPKR, encoded by the coding sequence ATGCGTAAATGTCGCCCTTTGATCGAGTGGCCAACGTTTTTACTGTTGGTCCTCTGTTACGCAGGTTTTGCGCTAGGCACGATCTGGGCGAGCTCGGTTTGGTTGCCTTTGGGCATGGCCGTGACGACCATCGCGATTGTGCTGCATTCCTCGCTGACGCATGAAGTGGTGCACGGGCATCCATTCCGCAGCCAGCTGCTCAGCGAGGCGACGGTGTTTCCGGTCCTTGGCGTGTTCATCCCCTATCTGCGCTTCAAAGACACGCATCTGGATCACCATCAGGATTCCAAACTGACCGATCCCTATGATGATCCCGAAAGCAACTACATGGATCCCGAGGCCTGGAGCCAGCTGAGCTTCATCTGCAAGGCGCTTTTGACGGTCAATAACACGCTTTTTGGGCGGATCGTTTTGGGGCCCGCGATTGGGCAGATCGTGTTCATGAAATGCGACGCGACGCAAATTCTGAAAGGCAACCGCCGCGTTCTAGCGGGCTGGCTGTTGCATATCCCCGGTCTCGCCTTGGTCTTTTGGTTTGTCGCCAGTGTTTCGGCGATGCCCGTCTGGGCCTATCTGATCTGCGCCTATATCGCCTATGGCGTCCTTAAAATCCGCACCTTCCTCGAGCACCAAGCCCATGAAAAATATCGCGGCCGTACGGTGATCATCGAAGACCACGGCCCGCTTGCATGGCTCTTCCTGTATAATTCGCTGCATGTGGTGCATCACATGCATCCGAAACTGCCGTGGTATCGCCTGCCCGTGGCTTTCAAAGACAATCGCGACCGCTATCTGGGACGCAACGACGGCTATTACTACAGCTCGTATTGGACGATCCTGAAACGCTACTTTTTCACCCCCAAAGACCCGGTGCCGCACCCCCTCTGGCCAAAACGTTAA
- a CDS encoding diguanylate cyclase domain-containing protein, with protein sequence MSGKLLVVDHVAANRATMKVRLAGAFYDVLQARDLDEARQHLHGDRPDMVLIDSKMPDEDPLRFCRALRASPKTAHLPVLLLSGKDDRGYRIRALKAGADDVLVRPVENGILLPRLRSLMRRNEFNDDAILPKDAVQALGLADAQTEFQARASVLIATQDSQTAQTWQRMLSAKAPYEFSAQILDDALRSVTQAPAPDVFVIMPDAAQPDVSLRLIAEIRARSATRHSAVLVVLNGATRDLHGDALDLGAQDVMKNGFDGEEMALRISKLIQHKRLSDRLRDNLKHGLQAAVTDSLTGLFNRRYAMTHLARIAEQAAVKGGRFALMMADLDRFKRVNDQFGHTAGDAVLVGTARRLRAALRPVDLLARIGGEEFLIAMPDVGSKTAQGFAEQMCEIMRDAPVDVPGMNLGIPITMSVGVAMGGNHNLDRSIDALMQSADRALYMAKSNGRDQVAMG encoded by the coding sequence ATGTCAGGAAAATTGCTGGTTGTGGACCATGTGGCCGCAAATCGGGCGACGATGAAAGTGCGTCTTGCCGGTGCCTTTTACGACGTCCTTCAGGCGCGCGATCTTGATGAGGCGCGACAGCATCTGCACGGGGATCGCCCCGATATGGTGCTGATCGATTCCAAAATGCCCGACGAAGATCCTTTGCGCTTTTGTCGTGCCCTGCGGGCCTCGCCCAAGACGGCGCATTTGCCGGTGCTCTTGCTGAGTGGCAAGGATGATCGCGGCTACCGTATTCGAGCGTTGAAGGCCGGGGCGGATGACGTGCTGGTGCGTCCAGTGGAAAACGGCATTTTGTTGCCGCGCCTGCGCAGTTTGATGCGCCGCAATGAATTCAACGACGATGCGATTTTGCCCAAGGATGCTGTACAGGCATTGGGTCTTGCGGATGCTCAGACCGAGTTTCAGGCGCGTGCCTCGGTGTTGATTGCGACGCAGGACAGTCAAACCGCCCAAACCTGGCAACGCATGCTCAGCGCGAAAGCGCCCTATGAATTCTCGGCCCAGATCCTGGACGACGCCCTGCGCAGCGTGACCCAAGCACCCGCGCCAGATGTCTTTGTGATCATGCCAGACGCAGCGCAACCAGATGTGTCTCTGCGCCTGATTGCAGAAATTCGAGCGCGGTCAGCCACCCGGCACTCGGCTGTTCTGGTGGTGCTCAATGGAGCGACGCGTGATCTGCATGGGGACGCGCTAGATCTTGGTGCGCAGGACGTCATGAAAAACGGCTTTGATGGCGAAGAGATGGCGCTCAGGATCAGCAAACTCATTCAGCACAAACGCCTGTCCGACCGGCTACGCGACAATCTCAAACACGGGCTACAGGCGGCTGTTACCGATTCTCTGACAGGCCTGTTTAACCGCCGCTATGCGATGACCCATCTGGCGCGGATTGCGGAACAGGCGGCCGTCAAGGGCGGGCGATTTGCCCTGATGATGGCGGATTTGGATAGGTTCAAACGTGTGAACGACCAATTTGGCCATACCGCAGGGGACGCAGTTCTGGTCGGCACCGCTCGGCGTCTAAGGGCAGCCTTGCGTCCCGTGGATCTGCTCGCACGCATTGGCGGCGAAGAATTCCTGATCGCCATGCCCGATGTAGGCAGCAAAACCGCCCAAGGTTTCGCAGAACAGATGTGTGAGATCATGCGTGACGCGCCGGTTGACGTGCCAGGCATGAATCTTGGTATCCCGATCACGATGTCCGTCGGCGTGGCCATGGGCGGCAATCACAATCTGGATCGCAGCATTGACGCCTTGATGCAATCGGCTGACCGCGCGCTTTATATGGCGAAATCCAACGGTCGAGACCAAGTCGCAATGGGCTGA